A section of the Posidoniimonas corsicana genome encodes:
- a CDS encoding matrixin family metalloprotease → MRSWILIGAALPLLCGPCHAYYSNGRWVSTATDGTTQGYGLPVTLTWSVVPDGTSLFNAVGGQSRPSDLIADLDDMFGHTSGGADLTERPWFEYVEQSFRRWGEVSGVTLVYEANDDGVTHGLNINRGQLGVRGDIRLGGTTIDGPGGTYGQAGFLPNADVMLDTSDVNRFSDPTLDYFYLRNTLTHEIGHSLGLGHTESPNSHVLMTPYATESPSYDGPQQDDIRGVHYLYGDAFERGATGGNGSFAAASPLGALSPGGQIAIGGDAPTAYGVIAPDQDDFVSIAAADDEDFFFFTVDAPLTLDLTVQPRGWNYAERAFFNDPFVTVEANSQADLSVELYREGSPAPTLVASASAAALGEPESISGLSLVDPGSYYVRVVGDREAVQLYGLTLAAAAGLAGDYNADGAVDASDYTVWRDRLGSGEPLPNETASPGVVDAADYAAWRAAFGSTALAAAPVPSPQAGALLAALAGCCSLRRTSAAQGRLNRFFTNEG, encoded by the coding sequence ATGAGATCCTGGATACTGATCGGCGCCGCCCTGCCCCTCCTGTGCGGGCCCTGCCACGCCTACTACTCCAATGGCCGCTGGGTATCCACCGCGACCGACGGCACAACGCAGGGCTACGGCCTGCCGGTCACGCTGACCTGGAGCGTCGTGCCGGACGGAACATCGCTGTTCAACGCGGTGGGCGGCCAGAGCCGGCCGAGCGACCTGATCGCCGACCTCGACGACATGTTCGGCCACACCAGCGGCGGGGCGGACCTGACCGAGCGGCCCTGGTTCGAGTACGTCGAGCAGTCGTTCCGGCGGTGGGGTGAGGTAAGCGGCGTCACGCTTGTCTACGAGGCAAACGATGACGGCGTGACCCACGGCCTGAACATCAACCGGGGCCAGCTCGGCGTGCGCGGCGACATCCGGCTGGGCGGCACGACAATCGACGGTCCCGGCGGGACCTACGGCCAGGCCGGCTTCCTGCCGAACGCAGATGTGATGCTCGACACCAGCGACGTCAACCGGTTCAGCGACCCGACGCTCGACTACTTCTACCTCCGCAACACGCTCACACACGAGATCGGCCACAGCTTGGGGCTAGGGCACACCGAGTCGCCCAACTCGCACGTGCTGATGACCCCGTACGCGACCGAGTCGCCCAGCTACGACGGCCCGCAGCAGGACGATATCCGCGGCGTCCACTACCTGTACGGCGACGCCTTCGAACGCGGCGCCACGGGTGGGAACGGATCGTTCGCGGCGGCCAGCCCGCTGGGGGCGCTGTCGCCGGGAGGGCAGATCGCCATCGGCGGCGACGCGCCCACCGCCTACGGCGTCATCGCGCCAGACCAGGATGACTTCGTCAGCATCGCCGCGGCCGACGACGAGGACTTCTTCTTTTTCACGGTCGACGCCCCCCTCACCCTCGACCTGACCGTGCAGCCCCGCGGCTGGAACTACGCCGAGCGGGCGTTCTTCAACGACCCATTCGTCACCGTGGAAGCCAACAGCCAGGCGGACCTGTCTGTCGAGCTCTACCGCGAGGGCTCCCCGGCGCCCACGCTCGTCGCCTCCGCCTCGGCGGCGGCCCTGGGCGAGCCCGAGAGCATCTCCGGGCTGAGCCTCGTGGACCCGGGGTCGTACTACGTTCGGGTCGTTGGCGATCGGGAGGCGGTGCAGCTGTACGGCCTGACCCTCGCGGCGGCGGCCGGTCTGGCGGGCGACTACAACGCGGACGGCGCGGTGGACGCCTCCGACTACACGGTGTGGCGGGACCGGCTCGGCTCTGGCGAGCCCCTGCCCAACGAAACGGCCTCACCCGGCGTCGTTGATGCAGCGGACTACGCGGCCTGGCGTGCGGCGTTTGGCTCAACCGCGCTCGCGGCCGCCCCGGTGCCCTCCCCCCAAGCGGGTGCGCTCCTCGCTGCCTTGGCCGGCTGCTGCAGTCTTCGTCGGACCAGCGCGGCGCAGGGCCGCCTTAACCGTTTCTTCACAAACGAGGGCTAG
- a CDS encoding CmpA/NrtA family ABC transporter substrate-binding protein, producing MRLTRSFLSSSACLAFCVAGLFASAAVAQDKVLLDLEKDELKFGFIKLTDCAPIVIAKEKGFFEDEGLQVEVIAQPNWKTLLDNVISGELDGAHMLSGQPIAATIGVTTKADVITPFTMDLNGNGITVSNDIWAEMQEFEPELDTDQPEHPISAHALRGVVDDYIADGKKLQMGMVFPVSTHNYELRYWLAAAGIHPGMYTTSDPVGKTNAEVELSVTPPPMMPATLEAGNNQGYCVGEPWNQQAVAKGIGVPVTTNYDIWKNNPEKVFGVTAAWAQENPQTMIAVVKALILAGKWLDETDASGKLVNREEAARILSRSDYVGADYDVIKNSMTGYFYFQKTDKREMPDFNVFYKHQCTYPWYSDGVWFLTQMRRWGQIPQAKPAEWYDEVAKKVYKPEIYLQAAKLLVEEELIDEADVPWDTDGYKPATSDFIDGKTYDGRKPLEYLSAFEIGNKD from the coding sequence ATGCGATTGACCCGCTCGTTCCTCTCCAGCTCTGCCTGCCTCGCGTTCTGCGTGGCGGGGCTCTTTGCTTCGGCCGCGGTCGCGCAGGACAAGGTGCTGCTGGACCTAGAAAAAGACGAACTGAAGTTCGGATTCATCAAGCTCACCGACTGCGCCCCGATCGTGATCGCGAAGGAGAAGGGCTTCTTCGAGGACGAGGGCCTGCAGGTCGAGGTGATCGCGCAGCCCAACTGGAAGACCCTGCTGGACAACGTGATCTCCGGCGAGCTGGACGGCGCCCACATGCTGTCGGGCCAGCCGATCGCCGCCACGATCGGCGTGACCACCAAGGCCGACGTGATCACCCCGTTCACGATGGACCTCAACGGCAACGGCATCACGGTGTCGAACGACATCTGGGCCGAGATGCAGGAGTTTGAGCCGGAGCTCGACACCGACCAGCCCGAGCACCCGATCAGCGCCCACGCGCTCCGCGGCGTGGTGGACGACTACATCGCCGACGGCAAGAAGCTGCAGATGGGCATGGTGTTCCCCGTTTCGACGCACAACTACGAGCTGCGGTACTGGCTGGCCGCCGCCGGCATCCACCCCGGCATGTACACCACGTCCGACCCGGTCGGCAAGACGAACGCCGAGGTCGAGCTGTCGGTCACGCCGCCGCCGATGATGCCCGCCACGCTCGAGGCCGGCAACAACCAGGGCTACTGCGTCGGCGAGCCGTGGAACCAGCAGGCCGTGGCGAAGGGGATCGGCGTGCCGGTCACCACCAACTACGACATCTGGAAGAACAACCCGGAGAAGGTGTTCGGCGTCACGGCCGCGTGGGCCCAGGAGAACCCGCAGACCATGATCGCCGTGGTCAAGGCGCTGATCCTGGCCGGCAAGTGGCTCGACGAGACCGACGCCAGCGGCAAGCTGGTCAACCGCGAGGAGGCCGCCCGCATCCTGTCCCGCAGCGACTACGTCGGCGCCGACTACGACGTCATCAAGAACTCGATGACCGGCTACTTCTACTTCCAGAAGACCGACAAGCGTGAGATGCCGGACTTCAACGTGTTCTACAAGCACCAGTGCACCTACCCCTGGTACTCCGACGGCGTCTGGTTCCTGACCCAGATGCGCCGCTGGGGCCAGATCCCGCAGGCCAAGCCCGCGGAGTGGTACGACGAGGTCGCCAAGAAGGTCTACAAGCCAGAGATCTACCTGCAGGCCGCCAAGCTGCTGGTGGAGGAAGAGCTGATCGACGAGGCCGACGTCCCCTGGGACACCGACGGCTACAAGCCGGCCACCAGCGACTTCATCGACGGCAAGACGTACGACGGGCGCAAACCGCTGGAGTACCTCTCCGCGTTTGAAATCGGCAACAAGGACTGA
- a CDS encoding ABC transporter permease — MKYRIFKAIDVCGMNFLTPVVRLMYGEEPQKQLKDIGRFIVVPMVAFMVFIGVWGFLAPRHTTKYGAVPTPAETWDAWGSILTFHERETAKEQAIVAPAAEREAVEKFADARLEELQPLIAEAKQGVADARAAEKERKDELIAPLQAEYDQLKEEYDAGRKEQQAELKAAAEAIATDADRQALTEEYLALDAWMDEKKEAYNKVKDQIGLIRNQKDPELLAAIALETNYAEEAQFLRKMQELAGPSSREETVASAEAKLAEYEEQYASATGSQALTLAKRQVSQIRRLERDREKTYAKPWTLPMQVVRSIFCVFTGFLIGVGIAVPLGVLCGLSKTFMAAMTPFIALFKPVSPIVWLLILWIIVGGFFPDPNNSPFLEGINSIVNSFVWLVSFGIVKDLQINPAFIASALTVSMCSLWATLTNTALGVASVDQDHYNVARVLRLGFWDRLFKIVLPSALPLVFAGMRISLGVGWMVLIAAELLASSEGLGKFVNDMFQNGDSRSFAFIMAMVFVVGVIGLVLDRIMIVLQRLVSFDGGAAAV; from the coding sequence ATGAAATACCGCATCTTCAAAGCGATCGATGTCTGTGGGATGAACTTCCTGACGCCCGTCGTCAGGCTGATGTACGGGGAAGAGCCCCAGAAGCAGCTCAAGGACATCGGCCGGTTTATCGTCGTGCCGATGGTGGCGTTCATGGTGTTCATCGGCGTGTGGGGCTTCCTCGCCCCCCGGCACACCACCAAGTACGGCGCCGTGCCCACGCCCGCCGAGACCTGGGACGCGTGGGGGTCGATCCTCACCTTCCACGAGCGTGAGACCGCCAAGGAGCAGGCGATCGTCGCCCCGGCGGCCGAGCGCGAGGCCGTGGAGAAGTTCGCCGACGCCCGGCTGGAGGAGCTGCAGCCGCTCATCGCGGAGGCCAAGCAGGGCGTGGCCGACGCGCGGGCCGCCGAGAAGGAGCGCAAGGACGAGCTCATCGCGCCGCTGCAGGCCGAGTACGACCAGCTGAAGGAAGAGTACGACGCCGGCCGCAAGGAGCAGCAGGCCGAGCTCAAGGCCGCGGCCGAGGCGATCGCCACCGACGCCGACCGCCAGGCGCTCACCGAGGAGTACCTCGCGCTGGACGCCTGGATGGATGAGAAGAAAGAAGCCTACAACAAGGTGAAGGACCAGATCGGGCTGATCCGCAACCAGAAGGACCCCGAGCTGCTGGCCGCCATCGCGCTAGAAACCAACTACGCGGAGGAGGCCCAGTTCCTCCGCAAGATGCAGGAGCTGGCCGGCCCGAGCAGCCGCGAGGAAACAGTCGCCAGCGCCGAGGCCAAGCTGGCCGAGTACGAAGAGCAGTACGCTTCCGCCACCGGCTCGCAGGCGCTGACCCTGGCCAAGCGCCAGGTCAGCCAGATCCGCCGGCTGGAACGCGACCGCGAGAAGACCTACGCCAAGCCGTGGACGCTGCCGATGCAGGTCGTGCGGTCGATCTTCTGCGTGTTCACCGGCTTCCTGATCGGCGTGGGTATCGCCGTGCCGCTGGGCGTGCTGTGCGGGCTCAGCAAAACCTTCATGGCGGCTATGACGCCGTTCATCGCGCTGTTCAAGCCGGTGTCGCCGATCGTGTGGCTGCTGATCCTGTGGATCATCGTCGGCGGCTTCTTCCCCGACCCCAACAACAGCCCGTTCCTCGAGGGGATCAACTCGATCGTCAACTCGTTCGTGTGGCTGGTCTCGTTCGGCATCGTCAAGGACCTGCAGATCAACCCGGCGTTCATCGCGTCGGCCCTGACGGTGTCGATGTGCTCGCTGTGGGCGACCCTCACCAACACCGCGCTGGGCGTGGCGAGCGTCGACCAGGACCACTACAACGTGGCCCGCGTGCTGCGGCTGGGCTTCTGGGATCGCTTGTTCAAGATCGTGCTCCCCTCGGCGCTGCCGCTGGTGTTCGCCGGCATGCGGATCTCGCTGGGCGTGGGCTGGATGGTGCTCATCGCGGCCGAGCTGCTCGCCTCGTCCGAGGGGCTGGGCAAGTTCGTCAACGACATGTTCCAGAACGGCGACTCGCGCTCCTTCGCCTTCATCATGGCGATGGTGTTCGTGGTGGGCGTGATCGGCCTGGTGCTCGACCGGATCATGATCGTCCTGCAGCGCCTGGTCAGCTTCGACGGCGGCGCTGCCGCGGTATAG
- a CDS encoding ABC transporter ATP-binding protein: protein MAYLELDNVDFGFGPPSNRYEVFEGASLSVEQNEFVAVIGFSGSGKSTLISLLAGLEKPDRGAVRLNGKPVGEPGPDKGVVFQNYSLLPWLSVYGNIELAVKQVFSKMGRGERRDYIQHYIDMVSLTGSEWKLPGELSGGMRQRLSLARTLAIKPEVLLLDEPLSALDALTRSQLQDEIIRIWEVDRRTVVMITNDVDEAVIMADRIVPLTPGPAARLGKEFKVCLDRPRDRATLNFNPAFKQLRNDVTRYMVSLDQDARRLATARELPLPDIKPVTPGPRVSIA, encoded by the coding sequence GTGGCCTACCTAGAGCTAGACAATGTGGACTTCGGCTTCGGCCCCCCCTCGAACCGCTACGAGGTGTTCGAGGGCGCGTCGCTGAGCGTGGAGCAGAACGAGTTTGTCGCCGTGATCGGCTTCTCCGGCAGCGGCAAGTCGACGCTGATCTCGCTGCTCGCGGGGCTGGAGAAGCCCGACCGCGGCGCGGTCCGCCTGAACGGCAAGCCGGTCGGCGAGCCCGGGCCCGACAAGGGGGTGGTGTTCCAGAACTACTCCCTGCTGCCCTGGCTGAGCGTGTACGGCAACATCGAGCTGGCGGTGAAGCAGGTCTTTTCGAAGATGGGCCGCGGCGAGCGCCGCGACTACATCCAGCACTACATCGACATGGTCAGCCTGACCGGCAGCGAGTGGAAGCTGCCGGGCGAGCTGTCCGGCGGCATGCGGCAGCGGCTCAGCCTGGCCCGCACGCTGGCCATCAAGCCGGAGGTGCTGCTGCTGGACGAGCCGCTCTCGGCGCTCGACGCGCTGACCCGGTCGCAGCTGCAGGACGAGATCATCCGCATCTGGGAGGTCGACCGCCGCACCGTGGTGATGATCACCAACGACGTCGACGAGGCGGTCATCATGGCGGACCGGATCGTGCCGCTCACGCCCGGTCCTGCGGCGCGCCTGGGCAAGGAGTTCAAGGTCTGCCTGGACCGCCCCCGCGACCGCGCCACGCTCAACTTCAACCCGGCGTTCAAGCAGCTCCGCAACGACGTCACCCGCTACATGGTGTCGCTGGATCAGGACGCCCGCCGACTCGCCACGGCGCGCGAGCTGCCGCTCCCCGACATCAAGCCGGTGACGCCCGGCCCCCGTGTCAGCATCGCCTAG
- a CDS encoding ABC transporter ATP-binding protein produces the protein MHDDRYVEIFNLIKAYPNPYGEPVRVVDGYDLVMRRGEFVSVIGHSGCGKSTVLTMVAGLNEITGGSIAVEGREIDGPGPDRAVVFQSPCLLPWMTSFDNVMLGVRKAYPHGTKQERREIVEYYLNAVGLADSMNKYPREMSGGMQQRVGIARAIALKPRMLLLDEPFGRLDSLTRMGLQDVILGILDRERITTMMVTHDVDEAIYMSDRVCMMTNGPNAHVGQLLDLPFERPRCRESVLEHPLYYDLRGALVSFLEQQDHRHGETPSDASSDSNWDDTVHMVEAMAATNSVTPAPHIGAAAREPELADAAV, from the coding sequence ATGCACGACGACCGCTACGTCGAGATCTTCAACCTGATCAAGGCCTACCCCAACCCCTACGGCGAGCCCGTGCGGGTGGTGGACGGCTACGACCTGGTTATGCGGCGGGGCGAGTTCGTCAGCGTGATCGGCCACTCGGGGTGCGGCAAGAGCACCGTGCTGACCATGGTCGCCGGGCTCAACGAGATCACCGGCGGCAGCATCGCCGTCGAGGGCCGCGAGATCGACGGCCCCGGGCCCGACCGCGCGGTGGTGTTCCAGTCGCCCTGCCTGCTGCCGTGGATGACCTCGTTCGACAACGTGATGCTGGGCGTGCGGAAGGCCTACCCGCACGGCACCAAGCAGGAGCGGCGCGAGATCGTCGAGTACTACCTCAACGCGGTCGGCCTGGCGGACTCGATGAACAAGTACCCCCGCGAGATGTCCGGCGGCATGCAGCAGCGGGTGGGCATCGCCCGCGCGATCGCGCTGAAGCCGCGGATGCTGCTGCTGGACGAGCCGTTCGGGCGGCTCGACTCGCTGACCCGGATGGGACTGCAGGACGTGATCCTGGGGATCCTCGACCGCGAGCGGATCACCACCATGATGGTCACGCACGACGTCGACGAGGCGATCTACATGTCCGACCGCGTGTGCATGATGACCAACGGCCCCAACGCCCACGTGGGGCAGCTGCTGGACCTGCCGTTCGAGCGGCCCCGCTGCCGCGAGTCGGTGCTGGAGCACCCGCTCTACTACGACCTGCGCGGCGCGCTGGTCTCGTTCCTGGAGCAGCAGGACCACCGCCACGGCGAGACGCCGTCCGACGCGTCTAGCGACTCCAACTGGGACGACACCGTCCACATGGTCGAGGCGATGGCCGCCACGAACAGCGTCACCCCGGCCCCGCACATCGGCGCCGCCGCCCGCGAGCCGGAGCTGGCCGACGCGGCGGTCTAG
- a CDS encoding DmsC/YnfH family molybdoenzyme membrane anchor subunit — translation MSALTDAKPEAIGGGSLETGDLIGALLAESRELTAVERFAKQHDAGDLPAQAKHYRDLVPLTKPGAGQQYAFEVDLDQCSGCKACVSACHSLNGLEPTETWRSVGQLHGQNGLPIIQHVTTACHHCVDPGCLNGCPTNAYEKDPETGIVRHLDDQCFGCQYCTMTCPYEVPQYSESKGIVRKCDMCHGRLAEGEAPACVQACPNQAIKITVVDVAQTVSRTNAGAFLPATPPSMLTNPTTVFKSSRSLPADLLAADANFAKPQHAHLPLVLMLVLTQMSVGAVAFGAMARWAGFNEGAGAAIVLGVLAGLGGLGLAPLHLGRPHLAFRSILGWRHSWLSREAIVFGVYAPMAMAAAAYVALPYVESYLPELIQSLLGLALPGFARPAAEVLAVAAGAAGVFCSAMIYIFTGREFWRGVRTFARFFGSAVVLGPAFTLACVAAAAAATAQTSSAGVLAAATVLATVGKLAYETRLFLNTSGSLPLTARLMKRDLRPLTLARVALAVFGGVLTPMVVGVAGLGSWGVAAMAVVGFGGLLLGEFAERALYFSAVIPLKMPGGVKS, via the coding sequence ATGTCGGCCCTAACCGACGCAAAACCCGAAGCCATCGGCGGCGGTTCTCTCGAAACCGGCGACCTGATCGGCGCGCTCCTGGCCGAGTCGCGAGAGCTGACCGCGGTCGAGCGGTTCGCCAAGCAGCACGACGCCGGCGACCTGCCGGCCCAGGCCAAGCACTACCGCGACCTGGTGCCGCTCACCAAGCCCGGCGCGGGCCAGCAGTACGCGTTCGAGGTGGACCTCGACCAGTGCAGCGGCTGCAAGGCTTGTGTGAGCGCCTGCCACAGCCTGAACGGCCTAGAGCCCACAGAAACCTGGCGCAGCGTTGGCCAGCTGCACGGCCAGAACGGGCTGCCGATCATCCAGCACGTCACCACCGCGTGCCACCACTGCGTCGACCCCGGCTGCCTGAACGGCTGCCCCACCAACGCCTACGAGAAGGACCCCGAGACCGGCATCGTCCGCCACCTGGACGACCAGTGCTTCGGCTGCCAGTACTGCACCATGACCTGCCCGTACGAGGTGCCGCAGTACAGCGAGTCGAAGGGCATCGTCCGCAAGTGCGACATGTGCCACGGCCGGCTGGCCGAGGGCGAGGCCCCCGCCTGCGTGCAGGCGTGCCCGAACCAGGCGATCAAGATCACCGTGGTCGACGTCGCGCAAACGGTTTCGCGGACCAACGCCGGCGCGTTCCTGCCGGCGACCCCACCGTCGATGCTCACCAACCCGACCACCGTCTTCAAGTCGAGCCGGTCGCTGCCGGCCGACCTGCTGGCGGCCGACGCCAACTTCGCCAAGCCCCAGCACGCTCACCTGCCGCTGGTGCTGATGCTGGTGCTGACGCAGATGTCGGTCGGCGCGGTGGCGTTCGGCGCAATGGCCCGGTGGGCCGGCTTCAACGAGGGCGCGGGCGCGGCGATCGTGCTGGGCGTGCTGGCCGGCCTGGGCGGCTTGGGCCTGGCGCCGCTGCACCTGGGCCGCCCCCACCTGGCGTTCCGCTCGATCCTCGGCTGGCGGCACTCGTGGCTCAGTCGCGAGGCGATCGTGTTCGGCGTCTACGCCCCGATGGCGATGGCCGCCGCGGCCTACGTGGCGCTCCCGTATGTTGAATCCTACCTGCCCGAGTTGATCCAATCGCTGCTGGGGCTGGCCCTGCCCGGGTTCGCGCGGCCCGCGGCCGAGGTGCTCGCGGTCGCCGCCGGCGCCGCGGGCGTGTTCTGCTCGGCGATGATCTACATCTTTACCGGCCGGGAGTTCTGGCGCGGCGTCCGCACGTTCGCCAGGTTCTTCGGCTCGGCCGTTGTGCTGGGGCCCGCGTTCACCCTGGCCTGCGTGGCGGCAGCCGCCGCGGCGACCGCCCAGACCAGTTCAGCCGGCGTGCTGGCCGCCGCGACGGTTCTCGCGACCGTCGGCAAGCTCGCGTACGAGACCCGTTTGTTCCTCAACACGTCGGGCTCGCTGCCGCTTACCGCCCGACTGATGAAGCGCGACCTGCGTCCCCTCACACTGGCAAGGGTGGCCCTGGCCGTGTTTGGCGGCGTGCTGACGCCGATGGTGGTCGGCGTAGCCGGACTGGGGTCGTGGGGAGTGGCCGCCATGGCCGTGGTCGGATTCGGCGGCCTGCTGCTCGGCGAGTTCGCCGAGCGGGCTCTGTACTTTAGCGCGGTAATCCCGCTCAAGATGCCGGGGGGCGTCAAGTCATGA
- a CDS encoding molybdopterin oxidoreductase family protein yields the protein MSSTLIKEKPSDGKARNGLLNTVMSLIHQKDGVLTQDLIRTPGKFGLGQVPDRLRPDATTDMVCGYCSTGCSLRVHLKDGEAVNLTPTTEYPVNLGMACPKGWEALNVLDADDRATRPLLRGADGGLKHVSWDKALRTFCERFKAIGEQYGPESVAFLSTGQMVTEELALLGALTKFGMGIVHGDGNTRQCMATAATAYKQSFGFDAPPFTYQDFEESDVIVLVGSNLCVAHPIMWERVCRNPHNPEIIVVDPRRTETAMAATTHLAIKPKSDLAFFYALANILCREGWVDRGYIDAHTSDFDEFASFVQQYTPQRAADESGVPVETIEQVARKIHEGERVSFWWTMGVNQNYEGVRIAQSLINLALMTGNIGRPGTGANSVTGQCNAMGSRMFSNTTGLYAGRDFLDPEHRREVADILDLPIENIPAENSWPYHQIIDGIESGAIKGLWVVCTNTSHSWIHQTEARELLGKLDFLVVQDMYHSTETAQQADLVLPAAGWGEKEGTFINSERRLGVVKRVRRPPGEALPDFSIFRLVAEYWGCGDLFRRWSTPEATLEILKDLSRGRPCDISAIGDYATIDHAGGVQWPCTDSPEVLDQQRRLFEDGRYYHEDGRARFLFEDSRGMPEPPDDDYPFLLITGRGAASQWHTQTRTGKSEVLKKLYPKNVYVEMNPADAAAAGLESYDKAVVWSRRGELIATVFVTPTVQPGQLFIPMHYEATNRLTLPHFDPYSHQPSYKDCAVAVAPA from the coding sequence ATGAGCAGCACGCTCATCAAAGAGAAGCCGTCCGACGGCAAGGCACGCAACGGCCTGTTGAACACGGTGATGAGCCTCATCCATCAGAAGGATGGGGTGCTCACCCAGGACCTGATCCGCACGCCCGGCAAGTTCGGGCTGGGCCAGGTGCCGGACCGCCTGCGGCCCGACGCCACGACCGACATGGTCTGCGGCTACTGCTCCACCGGCTGCAGCCTGCGGGTGCACCTCAAGGACGGCGAGGCGGTCAACCTGACGCCGACCACCGAGTACCCGGTCAACCTCGGCATGGCCTGCCCCAAGGGGTGGGAGGCGCTCAACGTGCTGGACGCGGACGACCGCGCCACCCGCCCACTCCTGCGCGGCGCCGACGGCGGATTGAAGCACGTCTCGTGGGACAAGGCGCTGCGGACGTTCTGCGAACGCTTCAAGGCCATCGGCGAGCAGTACGGCCCAGAGTCGGTCGCGTTCCTCAGCACCGGGCAGATGGTCACCGAGGAGCTGGCCCTGCTGGGCGCGCTGACCAAGTTCGGCATGGGCATCGTGCACGGCGACGGCAACACCCGCCAGTGCATGGCCACCGCGGCGACCGCCTACAAGCAGTCGTTCGGTTTCGACGCGCCGCCATTCACGTACCAGGACTTCGAGGAGTCGGACGTGATCGTGCTGGTCGGTTCAAACCTGTGCGTCGCGCACCCCATCATGTGGGAACGCGTCTGCCGCAACCCGCACAACCCCGAGATCATCGTGGTCGACCCGCGGCGGACTGAGACCGCCATGGCCGCCACCACGCACCTGGCGATCAAGCCGAAGTCCGACCTGGCCTTCTTCTACGCCCTGGCGAACATCCTCTGCCGCGAGGGCTGGGTGGACCGCGGCTACATCGACGCCCACACCAGCGACTTCGACGAGTTCGCCTCGTTCGTGCAGCAGTACACACCGCAGCGCGCCGCCGACGAGTCGGGCGTCCCGGTCGAGACCATCGAGCAGGTCGCCCGCAAGATCCACGAGGGCGAGCGGGTGTCGTTCTGGTGGACGATGGGCGTCAACCAGAACTACGAGGGCGTGCGGATCGCGCAGAGCCTGATCAACCTCGCGCTGATGACCGGCAACATCGGCCGCCCGGGCACGGGCGCCAACAGCGTCACGGGCCAGTGCAACGCGATGGGCTCGCGGATGTTCAGCAACACCACCGGGTTGTACGCCGGGCGGGACTTCCTGGACCCGGAGCACCGCCGCGAGGTGGCGGACATCCTCGACCTGCCGATCGAGAACATCCCCGCCGAGAACAGCTGGCCCTACCACCAGATCATCGACGGCATCGAGAGCGGCGCCATCAAGGGCCTGTGGGTGGTCTGCACGAACACGTCGCACTCGTGGATCCACCAGACCGAGGCCCGCGAACTGCTCGGCAAGCTCGACTTCCTCGTGGTGCAGGACATGTACCACAGCACCGAGACCGCCCAGCAGGCGGACCTCGTGCTGCCGGCCGCGGGCTGGGGCGAGAAGGAGGGCACGTTCATCAACAGCGAGCGGCGGCTGGGCGTCGTGAAGCGGGTCCGCCGGCCGCCGGGCGAGGCGCTGCCCGACTTCTCGATCTTCCGCCTGGTGGCCGAGTACTGGGGCTGCGGCGACCTGTTCCGCCGCTGGTCCACGCCCGAAGCCACGCTCGAGATCCTCAAGGACCTGTCGCGCGGCCGGCCGTGCGACATCTCGGCGATCGGCGACTACGCCACCATCGACCACGCCGGCGGCGTGCAGTGGCCCTGCACCGACTCGCCCGAGGTCCTCGACCAGCAGCGGCGGCTGTTCGAGGACGGCCGCTACTACCACGAGGACGGCCGCGCACGGTTCCTGTTCGAGGACTCGCGCGGCATGCCCGAGCCGCCGGACGACGACTACCCGTTCCTGCTGATCACGGGCCGCGGCGCGGCGTCGCAGTGGCACACCCAGACCCGCACCGGCAAGTCCGAGGTGCTGAAGAAGCTGTACCCCAAGAACGTCTACGTCGAGATGAACCCCGCCGACGCCGCGGCGGCCGGCCTGGAGAGCTACGACAAGGCGGTCGTGTGGTCCCGCCGCGGCGAGCTGATCGCCACCGTGTTCGTTACGCCAACCGTGCAGCCCGGGCAGCTGTTCATCCCGATGCACTACGAGGCGACCAACCGCCTGACGCTCCCGCACTTCGACCCGTACTCCCATCAACCCAGCTACAAGGACTGCGCGGTCGCGGTCGCCCCCGCCTAG